One window of Novosphingobium sp. P6W genomic DNA carries:
- a CDS encoding phage tail protein — protein MHLVALGMFLFEIGTLPYEEMQRRMNWLHARSGRVGARDATQFVGPGDETISLSGAVYTELSNGLVSLDDLRALADTGEALPLVDGRGIVYGNFVIVSIDERHVALMSDGTPRRIDFGIDLLGVDNPASTASAQASA, from the coding sequence ATGCACCTCGTGGCCCTGGGCATGTTCCTGTTCGAGATCGGCACCCTTCCTTACGAGGAGATGCAGCGCCGGATGAACTGGCTCCACGCGCGGTCGGGCCGTGTCGGCGCGCGCGATGCCACGCAGTTCGTCGGTCCCGGCGACGAAACCATCAGCCTTTCCGGCGCAGTCTACACCGAACTGTCCAATGGGCTCGTCTCGCTCGACGATCTGCGGGCGCTGGCCGACACTGGCGAGGCGCTACCGCTGGTCGATGGCAGGGGCATCGTCTACGGCAATTTCGTCATCGTCTCGATCGACGAACGCCACGTCGCGCTGATGTCCGATGGCACCCCGCGCCGCATCGACTTCGGCATTGACCTCCTGGGCGTCGATAATCCAGCCTCCACCGCCAGCGCGCAGGCCAGCGCATGA
- a CDS encoding phage tail tape measure protein → MADRNLRIRVLMEGADRLTRPMRDAAAGSTRLAQTLRATRDQLKSLKQAQNDIAEFRQLRGGTRDLERRMQEAQARTTQLGRAIGQTANPTKAMQREFAQARREAERLTNEHRQQSTRLQELRTRLSAAGISTRDLVNGERRLRDQVRQTTDSLRDQDRRLQEVTQRTQRFADARERFSRTQAMATGLAAGGAASIGTGMVIARPLEGAAEDAMQFESKMTDINQKVVQARDAGRLMGLDMRKTALAVNQLPADLQKGVDTLTGFGLGGKQATAMMQDIGRSATAYKAEIDDLAKATFASHDNLKVAIYQTGYALDVMAEAGKNGAFEIKDMAQYFPALTASMQSLGGKGVPAVADLAAALQITRKGAGDASSAANNLQNLLSKINSEDTIKNFADLGIDIPKAMKKAAAESRSPIEEIVRLTQQATGGDQAKLSSLFGDMQVQQALRPLMSAFAEYKEIRAAALFAPDTTNTDFAERMNDSAEKVKHLSVQSKDLSITIGNQLLPLIASGSETLSRWGDRLAGIAQRNPQLVRALAVGAAAFAALFLILGAGAIVLAGLVAPIAVLGAAATALGIGLLPLIGIAAAIIAGIVGLAAASYWLYENWGNWPEIMAGIFAALKFYFLNFNPLGMLMRAFQPALDYLRSLNMADIGRWMIQGLIGGIKAMIPGLGLVLSAVGNLIPDKIRKLLGIHSPSRVFAEIGGHVMGGLDQGLAANAPGPIARINELAGQMTRALAVGAGGAAMAAAVPAAASSAGSVAPTSAASAAPATFNLHFHGVTGNPQDIAEAVRKAIEQIERERRGRSFGDDEG, encoded by the coding sequence GTGGCCGACCGGAACCTTCGAATTCGCGTCCTTATGGAAGGTGCCGACCGGCTCACCCGCCCGATGCGGGACGCCGCCGCCGGCTCGACGCGCCTGGCGCAGACCCTGCGCGCCACGCGCGACCAGCTGAAGTCGCTCAAGCAGGCGCAGAACGACATCGCCGAATTCCGCCAGCTGCGCGGCGGTACCCGCGATCTCGAACGCCGAATGCAGGAGGCACAGGCTCGCACGACGCAACTGGGCCGCGCGATCGGGCAGACCGCCAACCCGACCAAAGCGATGCAGCGCGAATTCGCTCAGGCCCGCCGCGAAGCCGAAAGGCTCACCAATGAGCATCGCCAGCAATCCACCCGCCTGCAGGAACTGCGCACGCGGTTGTCTGCTGCCGGCATCTCCACCCGCGATCTGGTGAACGGCGAACGGCGCCTACGCGATCAGGTCCGCCAGACGACGGATAGCTTGCGCGATCAGGATCGCCGCCTGCAGGAGGTGACCCAGCGGACCCAGCGTTTCGCGGACGCGCGCGAGCGGTTCTCGCGGACGCAGGCCATGGCCACCGGCCTTGCCGCCGGCGGCGCGGCGTCGATCGGCACCGGCATGGTCATCGCCCGGCCGCTCGAAGGCGCTGCCGAGGACGCGATGCAGTTCGAATCGAAGATGACCGACATTAACCAGAAGGTTGTCCAGGCAAGAGATGCGGGCCGCCTGATGGGCCTAGACATGCGCAAAACCGCACTTGCCGTTAACCAGCTGCCCGCCGACCTGCAGAAGGGCGTCGACACTCTAACTGGTTTCGGACTTGGTGGGAAACAGGCAACCGCCATGATGCAGGACATCGGCCGGTCGGCGACTGCTTACAAAGCCGAGATTGACGATCTTGCAAAGGCAACTTTCGCATCTCACGACAACCTCAAAGTGGCGATTTACCAAACCGGATACGCTCTCGATGTAATGGCCGAGGCAGGAAAAAACGGCGCCTTCGAAATCAAGGACATGGCACAGTACTTCCCAGCGCTGACTGCCAGCATGCAGAGCCTTGGCGGGAAGGGCGTGCCGGCAGTTGCCGACCTCGCCGCCGCGCTGCAGATCACCCGCAAGGGCGCGGGCGATGCATCCAGCGCGGCCAACAACCTTCAAAACCTGCTGTCCAAGATTAATTCGGAGGACACGATCAAGAACTTTGCGGATTTGGGCATCGATATTCCGAAGGCAATGAAGAAGGCCGCCGCTGAAAGCCGCAGCCCGATCGAGGAAATCGTGCGCTTGACCCAGCAGGCGACTGGCGGCGACCAGGCGAAGTTGTCTTCCCTTTTCGGGGATATGCAGGTTCAACAGGCGCTTCGCCCGCTGATGTCGGCTTTTGCCGAGTATAAAGAGATCAGGGCCGCAGCGCTTTTTGCTCCGGACACGACCAATACCGATTTCGCCGAGCGCATGAATGACAGCGCCGAGAAGGTGAAACACCTCAGTGTTCAGTCTAAGGATTTGTCGATCACGATCGGCAACCAGCTATTGCCCCTGATCGCGTCGGGCTCCGAAACTCTTTCGCGTTGGGGCGACCGGCTTGCTGGCATTGCGCAGCGCAATCCGCAGCTAGTGCGCGCGCTTGCGGTAGGAGCCGCCGCTTTCGCAGCGTTGTTCCTAATTCTGGGCGCCGGCGCCATTGTCCTCGCCGGCCTCGTCGCGCCGATCGCGGTGCTCGGGGCGGCTGCGACCGCGCTCGGCATCGGCCTGTTGCCGCTGATCGGTATCGCTGCCGCTATCATTGCCGGGATCGTCGGCTTAGCGGCCGCCTCTTACTGGCTCTACGAGAACTGGGGCAACTGGCCCGAGATCATGGCGGGCATCTTCGCGGCGCTGAAATTCTATTTCCTGAACTTCAACCCGCTCGGCATGCTGATGCGCGCTTTCCAGCCAGCACTCGATTACCTGCGCTCCCTCAATATGGCCGACATCGGACGCTGGATGATTCAGGGCCTGATCGGCGGCATAAAGGCCATGATCCCCGGCTTAGGGCTGGTCCTTTCGGCGGTCGGCAACCTGATCCCCGACAAAATCCGTAAGCTGCTGGGCATCCACTCACCGTCCCGCGTGTTCGCGGAGATCGGCGGGCATGTCATGGGCGGTCTCGATCAGGGCCTCGCTGCCAACGCGCCGGGGCCGATCGCCCGCATCAACGAACTGGCGGGGCAGATGACCCGCGCGCTGGCGGTCGGCGCCGGGGGCGCGGCCATGGCCGCTGCTGTGCCAGCGGCGGCATCGAGCGCCGGTAGCGTCGCGCCCACCTCAGCCGCCAGCGCCGCGCCGGCAACCTTCAACCTCCACTTCCACGGCGTCACCGGCAACCCGCAAGACATCGCGGAGGCAGTCCGCAAGGCCATAGAACAGATCGAACGTGAGCGGCGCGGGCGCAGCTTCGGCGACGACGAAGGGTAA
- a CDS encoding GpE family phage tail protein: protein MADVAAIFHWPPAAMNEMSIAELMGWRERAAKRSQSSDTPGKRGK, encoded by the coding sequence ATGGCGGACGTGGCGGCCATCTTCCACTGGCCGCCCGCCGCCATGAACGAAATGTCCATCGCCGAACTGATGGGCTGGCGCGAGCGCGCCGCCAAACGCTCGCAGTCATCTGATACGCCTGGCAAACGCGGGAAATAG